Proteins encoded in a region of the Podarcis muralis chromosome 6, rPodMur119.hap1.1, whole genome shotgun sequence genome:
- the TSC22D1 gene encoding TSC22 domain family protein 1 isoform X2, with protein sequence MTAQWCRAQVAMDLGVYQLRHFSISFLSSLLGTDSSALRLDSSSSGASVVAIDNKIEQAMDLVKSHLMYAVREEVEVLKEQIKELIEKNNQLEQENNLLKTLASPEQLAQFQAQLQTSPSPAPSQPQGTTPQPSQPTSQGSGPSA encoded by the exons ATGACTGCCCAATGGTGTAGGGCGCAGGTGGCGATGGATCTAGGCGTCTACCAGCTCAGGCACTTCTCCATTTCTTTCTTATCATCGCTGCTGGGCACCGACAGCTCTGCCCTGAGGCTCGACAGTAG CTCCTCCGGTGCCAGCGTCGTAGCGATCGACAACAAAATCGAGCAAGCCATG GATCTCGTCAAGAGCCACTTGATGTACGCTGTAAGAGAGGAAGTGGAGGTTCTCAAAGAGCAGATCAAAGAGCTGATTGAGAAGAACAACCAACTGGAGCAGGAAAACAACCTCCTGAAGACGCTGGCCAGTCCAGAGCAGCTGGCCCAGTTCCAAGCACAGTTGCAGACGAGTCCTTCGCCTGCGCCCTCCCAGCCGCAAGGGACAACTCCGCAGCCTTCCCAGCCAACATCACAAGGATCAGGACCATCAGCATAG
- the TSC22D1 gene encoding TSC22 domain family protein 1 isoform X5, producing the protein MEGGVSSGASVVAIDNKIEQAMDLVKSHLMYAVREEVEVLKEQIKELIEKNNQLEQENNLLKTLASPEQLAQFQAQLQTSPSPAPSQPQGTTPQPSQPTSQGSGPSA; encoded by the exons CTCCTCCGGTGCCAGCGTCGTAGCGATCGACAACAAAATCGAGCAAGCCATG GATCTCGTCAAGAGCCACTTGATGTACGCTGTAAGAGAGGAAGTGGAGGTTCTCAAAGAGCAGATCAAAGAGCTGATTGAGAAGAACAACCAACTGGAGCAGGAAAACAACCTCCTGAAGACGCTGGCCAGTCCAGAGCAGCTGGCCCAGTTCCAAGCACAGTTGCAGACGAGTCCTTCGCCTGCGCCCTCCCAGCCGCAAGGGACAACTCCGCAGCCTTCCCAGCCAACATCACAAGGATCAGGACCATCAGCATAG
- the TSC22D1 gene encoding TSC22 domain family protein 1 isoform X6, protein MDLVKSHLMYAVREEVEVLKEQIKELIEKNNQLEQENNLLKTLASPEQLAQFQAQLQTSPSPAPSQPQGTTPQPSQPTSQGSGPSA, encoded by the exons ATG GATCTCGTCAAGAGCCACTTGATGTACGCTGTAAGAGAGGAAGTGGAGGTTCTCAAAGAGCAGATCAAAGAGCTGATTGAGAAGAACAACCAACTGGAGCAGGAAAACAACCTCCTGAAGACGCTGGCCAGTCCAGAGCAGCTGGCCCAGTTCCAAGCACAGTTGCAGACGAGTCCTTCGCCTGCGCCCTCCCAGCCGCAAGGGACAACTCCGCAGCCTTCCCAGCCAACATCACAAGGATCAGGACCATCAGCATAG